The following coding sequences are from one Streptobacillus felis window:
- the rpsI gene encoding 30S ribosomal protein S9: MSKQFLGTGRRKTSVARVRLIPGQTGVVINGKDMREFFAGREILAKIVEQPLELTGTLNKFGVNVTVHGGGNTGQAGAIRLGISRALVENDSELKAGLREAGFLTRDSRMVERKKYGKKKARRSPQFSKR, encoded by the coding sequence GTGAGTAAACAATTTTTAGGAACAGGTAGAAGAAAAACTTCAGTAGCAAGAGTAAGATTAATCCCAGGACAAACAGGTGTTGTAATTAACGGTAAAGACATGAGAGAATTTTTTGCAGGAAGAGAAATCTTAGCAAAAATAGTTGAACAACCATTAGAATTAACAGGAACATTAAATAAATTTGGTGTAAATGTTACGGTACATGGTGGAGGAAATACTGGTCAAGCAGGAGCTATAAGATTAGGTATTTCAAGAGCTTTAGTAGAAAATGATTCTGAATTAAAAGCTGGATTAAGAGAAGCTGGATTCTTAACAAGAGATTCACGTATGGTTGAAAGAAAAAAATACGGGAAGAAAAAAGCAAGAAGAAGCCCACAATTCTCAAAACGTTAA
- the rplM gene encoding 50S ribosomal protein L13 has product MNKDTKMQKKEEVVRNWHLVDAEGLVLGKLAVEIAKKLIGKDKVSYTPHVDGGDYVVVVNAEKIAVTGKKLTDKKYYRHSGYPGGLKTRSLEEMLAKKPTEVLRKAVERMLPKNKLGRQMINRLKLNVGPTHSNEAQKPTKMEL; this is encoded by the coding sequence GTGAATAAAGATACAAAAATGCAAAAAAAAGAAGAAGTAGTAAGAAATTGGCATTTAGTTGATGCTGAAGGATTAGTACTTGGAAAATTAGCAGTAGAAATTGCTAAAAAATTAATTGGAAAAGATAAAGTAAGTTACACACCACACGTTGACGGTGGAGATTATGTAGTAGTAGTTAATGCAGAAAAAATTGCTGTAACAGGTAAAAAATTAACTGATAAAAAATATTACAGACATAGTGGATACCCTGGAGGATTAAAAACTAGAAGTTTAGAAGAAATGCTTGCAAAAAAACCAACTGAAGTATTAAGAAAAGCTGTTGAAAGAATGTTACCTAAAAACAAATTAGGAAGACAAATGATTAACAGACTAAAATTAAATGTAGGACCAACTCATTCAAATGAAGCTCAAAAACCTACAAAAATGGAATTATAG